Below is a genomic region from Coriobacteriia bacterium.
GCGCTCCTCGCCGTAGGTGTACCAGGCGCCGGACTTCATCACGACGCCCTCCTCGACGCCGAGGTCCAGCAGGCCCCCCTCCTTGGAGATGCCCTGGCCGTACATGATGTCGAACTCCGCCTGCTGGAACGGCGGAGCCACCTTGTTCTTCACGACCTTGGCCCGCACGCGGTTCCCGACGATGTCGGTACCCTGCTTGATCGAGTCGATCCTGCGGATGTCGATGCGTACGCTGGAGAAGAACTTCAGCGCGCGGCCGCCGGTGGTGGTCTCGGGGTTGCCGAACATCACGCCGATCCTCTCGCGGAGCTGGTTGATGAAGATGCAGGTCGTGTTCGACTTGCTGAGCGAGCCGGCGAGCTTGCGCAGAGCCTGGCTCATCAGCCGTGCCTGGAGGCCCACGACCGCGTCGCCCATCTCGCCTTCCAGCTCGGCGCGCGGCACGAGAGCAGCGACGGAGTCGATGACTATGACGTCCACGGCGCCGCTGCGCACGAGCATGTCGGCGATCTCGAGCGCCTGCTCGCCGGTGTCGGGCTGGCTGATCAGCACCTCCTCGATGTTCACGCCGAGGCGGGAGGCGTACGACGGGTCCAGCGCGTGTTCCGCGTCGATGAAGGCGACGATCCCGCCGATCCGCTGCGCCTCGGCGAGGATCTGCAGCGCCAGCGTCGTCTTGCCCGAGGACTCCGGGCCGTATATCTCGACGATGCGGCCGCGCGGCACGCCCCCTATGCCGAGCGCGGCGTCCAGGGCCAGCGACCCGGTCGGGATGGCCGCGACCTGGGTGACGGCGGCATGCTCGCCCAGCTTCATCAGCGAGCCCTTGCCGAACTTGCGCTCGATCTGCTCCTTGGTCACGTCGAGCATCTTGAGCTTATCCGGATCCATGCTTCCTCCTGTCGGGCCAGAGACCCCGTGGGGCGCCTCGAACGTACACGAACAGGTGTTCGCCTGTCAATCGGCTGTCAGCCGGGGCCGAGCGGGACGGCGGCCAAGTGCTCGTAGACCGGTCCGCAACGGGTCAGCGTGCTCGCGACGAGCATGACATGCCGCACTGACACGGCGCCGTCGCCGGCGCCGGCCGAGGAGAGCACCGCGTCCGCGGCGGCGAGCGCCTCGGGGGCCACGCGCCGCGGGCGCCGGGCCCGCACGAGGGTGGCGTGGGGGCGGAACGGCTCGGGGACCGGCTCGGCGCACCAGCGAGCGGTCGCGGAACCCAGGGCGCGCGCCAGCGGCGGGAAGGAGCCGGCGGGGTCGGCGAACGCCGCCCACAGCAGGCGGGCCCGCCCGGGCGAGGGCACGGCGCGCACGCTGGAGAGCCGGACCTCGAACGGCGCCCGTCCCCGTACCGCCTCCTGGAGCGCTTCGGTCACGGCGACCGCATCCTCCGCGGGGATGTCGCCGAGGAATCTCAAGGTCAGGTGGAGGTTCTCGTCGGGCACCCACTTCTCGTCCCGCCAGGAGGGGTCGGCTCCGACGAACGCCTCCTGTGCCGCGGCGAGCAGGCGCAGCGCCGGCTCCGGCAGGGCGACCGCGACGAACGCGCGCACGTCAGCTCCGCGACGGGCCGGCCGGCACATCGCCGGGCGTGCCTGCGAGGCGGCGCCTGAGGAGGTCGAGGGCGACGACCGTCGCGCGCCGCCGGACGCCGTCGCGGTCGCCGCCGAGGACGTGGTGCTCGACGCTGCTCCCCTCCGGCCCCGCGACGCAGACCCACACGGTCCCCACGGGCTTCTCGGGCGTGCCGCCGCCGGGTCCGGCGATCCCGGTGACCGAGACGGCGACGTCGGCGGACAGAGCGCGTCTCGCGCCCTCGGCCATCGCGACGGCCGTCTCGGCGCTGACGGCCCCCTTGGCGGCGAGGGTCGCGGCGGGCACGCCGAGGAGGCGCTCCTTGGTCTCGTCCGCGTACGCCACCACACCTCCGAGGAACACCGCCGAGGAGCCCGGCACGGACGTGATCTCCGCTGCGACCGACCCACCCGTGCACGACTCGGCCACGGCGAGCGCGATCCCGAGGCGGGATGCGAGCGCCAGGACCGCCTCGGGAAGCGTGGCGCCCTCCGCGGCGTAGCAGGCCTCGCCGAGCGCCCCTCGGACTCGGAGCGCCGAGGCGGCCAGGGCTTCGGGTCCGGCGCCCTCGTCGATCAGGACGACGTCCACCTCGCCAGGCCGCGCGAGCACGGACAGTCCGACCCCCGCGGCGCCGTCGAGGGCCTCCTCGGCGATCACCTGGGCGTCGGACTCGGCCATGCCCGCGCAGGGCAGCACCACCGGCTCCGCGCGCATGGCCGAGAAGCGCCGGACGAGCGCGGCGAGCATCGGCCGCATCTCGGCGGGAGGGCCGGGGAGCAGCGCGAGCACGGATCCGTCGCGCTCGACCACCTGGCCCGGCGCGGTGCCCGTGGCGGCGGGCAGGACCTCGGCGCCTGGGAGCACGAAGGCCTGCCGGTACACCTGCTCGGCGGCCCGGGCGGAGACCGGCCGCGCCGCCGCCCGGGCGAGCCCGTCACGCAGACCGGGTCCCTCGGCGAGGTCGACGCCGAGGGCCAGGGCCACCCCCTCGCGGGTGACGTCGTCGTGCGTGGGACCGAGTCCCCCCGTCACCACGACCGTGTCGTAGGCGGCGAGCAGCCGCTCGACCGCCCCGGCGACGGCGGCCGCGCGGTCCGGCACGCTGACGGTCTCGCGGACGAGGTGGCCCGCGCGGGCCAGGGCGGCGGCGACCTCGGCGGCGTTGGTGTCGGGCCGCAGCCCTTCCGTGAGCTCCGTCCCCACGGTGAGCACGGCCGCGGTGCGCAGCGCTCCGGCTGCGGCCGTCCTGTGGTCGAGCGCTCCCACGCTAGCCCTCCCCTCGGGGGTCCAGGGTCCGGTGATGACGTCGCGCGCGTGGTAGAAGTAGTCGAGCATCGACCACAGCGTCAAGGCCAGGGCCGAGGTCATCAGCCCCCACGCCGTCGCCCGGACGACCGGAGGACCCCACGACCCCAAGACCTCGAGCAGCGTCGAGTCCTTGACGATGAACGCCACGATCGCGGCGATCTGCAGGACCGTCTTGACCTTGCCCCACGGCGACGCGGCGATCACCTTGCCCTCGGCGACGGCGACCATCCGAAGACCGGAGACCACGAACTCACGGCTGACGATCACCAGCACGATCCAGCTCGGCAGCTTGTCGAGGTCGACGAGGGCGACGAGCGCGGCGGTCACCAGCAGCTTGTCCGCCAGCGGGTCGAGGAACTTGCCGAAGGTGGTCACCTCGTTACGGGAGCGCGCGAGGTAGCCGTCGATGCCGTCGGTGGAAGCGAGCAGCGTGAAGACGGCCGCGGCGAGCCAGGGTTGAGCCGCGGCCCACCACGCGGGACGGCTGATGAAGTCGGGCCACTCCCCCAGCAGCGTCGCCAGGAACACCGGGATGAGGATCATGCGTATCAAGGTGACCCGGGTGGCCCAGTTGAGCTGCAGCCTCACTCTCCCACCTCGCCGAGAAGGTCGTAGCCGAGCGCCTCCGTCACCCTCACACGCGCGAGCGCGCCGGCCGGCAGGGGCGCATCGAAGGTTATCACGCCGTCCACCTCCGGCGCCTGCCCCCGCCAGCGCCCGACGGGGACGCCCTCCTCGTCGGTCCCCTCGGCCAGGATCTCGAGCGTCTCCCCCACCCGCGACGCCGCGCGCGCGAAACCGATCCCGGCCGCGACCTCGTTCAGCCGGCCCGCTCGCGCGAGCCGCTCCTCGGCCGGGAGCATCCCGGGCATCGTCGCGGCCGGCGTCCCCTCCTCCGCGGAGTACGCGAAGACGCCGGCGTAGTCGAGCGCCGCCGCGCGGAGGAACGCCTCCAGCTCCTCGAGGTCCCGCTCCGTCTCGCCAGGGAAGCCCGCGATGAGCGTGGTGCGCAACGCGACGTCGGGCAACGCCTCCCGCACGCGCGCGAGCAGGCCGAGGAAGGACTCCGCATCCCCGCCGCGGCCCATGGCGCGCAGGACGCGCCGCGAGGCGTGCTGCAGCGGGAGGTCCAGGTAGCGGCAGACGGAGGGCTCGGCCGCCATCACCTCGAGGAGGTCGTCGGTGACGCCGTCGGGCTGCACGTACATCAGGCGCAGCCACGCCAGGCCGGCGACGCGCGCGAGCTCGCGAACGGTCCGCGCGATCCCTGCCCGTTCGCCGGCCGGCAGGTCGCGCCCGTACGAGGAGGTGTCCTGACCGACGAGGACGATCTCGCGCGCGCCGCGGGTCACGAGCAGCCGC
It encodes:
- the rimO gene encoding 30S ribosomal protein S12 methylthiotransferase RimO, whose protein sequence is MSPPRPSGSPPRVRFITLGCPKNEVDSDRMAASVASSAYVLDEDLETADVAVLNTCAFVEAAAQESVDAALALAAGWKARRSGRLLVVAGCLPSRYGARLAAAMPEADAFVPVADEGSLLTVLERLTGALAGAASGAQRLGCGPSAYLQVSDGCHRRCTFCTIPSIRGPYRSRALPDLLAEARLLVTRGAREIVLVGQDTSSYGRDLPAGERAGIARTVRELARVAGLAWLRLMYVQPDGVTDDLLEVMAAEPSVCRYLDLPLQHASRRVLRAMGRGGDAESFLGLLARVREALPDVALRTTLIAGFPGETERDLEELEAFLRAAALDYAGVFAYSAEEGTPAATMPGMLPAEERLARAGRLNEVAAGIGFARAASRVGETLEILAEGTDEEGVPVGRWRGQAPEVDGVITFDAPLPAGALARVRVTEALGYDLLGEVGE
- the thpR gene encoding RNA 2',3'-cyclic phosphodiesterase is translated as MRAFVAVALPEPALRLLAAAQEAFVGADPSWRDEKWVPDENLHLTLRFLGDIPAEDAVAVTEALQEAVRGRAPFEVRLSSVRAVPSPGRARLLWAAFADPAGSFPPLARALGSATARWCAEPVPEPFRPHATLVRARRPRRVAPEALAAADAVLSSAGAGDGAVSVRHVMLVASTLTRCGPVYEHLAAVPLGPG
- the recA gene encoding recombinase RecA, which gives rise to MDPDKLKMLDVTKEQIERKFGKGSLMKLGEHAAVTQVAAIPTGSLALDAALGIGGVPRGRIVEIYGPESSGKTTLALQILAEAQRIGGIVAFIDAEHALDPSYASRLGVNIEEVLISQPDTGEQALEIADMLVRSGAVDVIVIDSVAALVPRAELEGEMGDAVVGLQARLMSQALRKLAGSLSKSNTTCIFINQLRERIGVMFGNPETTTGGRALKFFSSVRIDIRRIDSIKQGTDIVGNRVRAKVVKNKVAPPFQQAEFDIMYGQGISKEGGLLDLGVEEGVVMKSGAWYTYGEERLGQGREAAKEFLRENTGVREEIESRIRDSLGLPLNGQAGMPEERSVAE
- the pgsA gene encoding CDP-diacylglycerol--glycerol-3-phosphate 3-phosphatidyltransferase produces the protein MRLQLNWATRVTLIRMILIPVFLATLLGEWPDFISRPAWWAAAQPWLAAAVFTLLASTDGIDGYLARSRNEVTTFGKFLDPLADKLLVTAALVALVDLDKLPSWIVLVIVSREFVVSGLRMVAVAEGKVIAASPWGKVKTVLQIAAIVAFIVKDSTLLEVLGSWGPPVVRATAWGLMTSALALTLWSMLDYFYHARDVITGPWTPEGRASVGALDHRTAAAGALRTAAVLTVGTELTEGLRPDTNAAEVAAALARAGHLVRETVSVPDRAAAVAGAVERLLAAYDTVVVTGGLGPTHDDVTREGVALALGVDLAEGPGLRDGLARAAARPVSARAAEQVYRQAFVLPGAEVLPAATGTAPGQVVERDGSVLALLPGPPAEMRPMLAALVRRFSAMRAEPVVLPCAGMAESDAQVIAEEALDGAAGVGLSVLARPGEVDVVLIDEGAGPEALAASALRVRGALGEACYAAEGATLPEAVLALASRLGIALAVAESCTGGSVAAEITSVPGSSAVFLGGVVAYADETKERLLGVPAATLAAKGAVSAETAVAMAEGARRALSADVAVSVTGIAGPGGGTPEKPVGTVWVCVAGPEGSSVEHHVLGGDRDGVRRRATVVALDLLRRRLAGTPGDVPAGPSRS